A genomic segment from Conger conger chromosome 2, fConCon1.1, whole genome shotgun sequence encodes:
- the kif22 gene encoding kinesin-like protein KIF22 → MAQRVAVGDAAGGSKRPSRVRVAVRLRPCMEKQGEKAEGACVRGLGPQSLEIINWRNSTETLQYQFDVFYGEQTTQPEVFMTSVKPILPHLLNGQNASVFAYGPTGAGKTHTMLGTQKQPGVIPRAVREVFNLVRAQEKEGGDWDHTIGMSYLEIYNEKVLDLLSPNTQDLPIREDKDRNILIPGLTHTSLSSFSDFHTHFIPASLNRTTASTKLNHRSSRSHAILLIKVEKSQRAPPHRQLTGKLYLVDLAGSEDNRRTGNQGLRLKESGAINLSLFTLSKVVDSLNSGVGRVPYRDSKLTRLLQDSLGGSAHSVMIANIAPEQAYYFDTFNALNFAAKSKLIVNKPFVRETVSSTVSGKRGRQEQGHEAATQPQKKRFKEKQPEEQEESSEPAQPHSPAGSSVLSRLLALEKMMMGSPERERLNLLKTVAQSRKEIQKLKEKQKELEKKAQACNPFPADQKEQGQDVVIHSKKGVEALKDTGMFRTNLPPLYRKPSTAAKPKRQQAVVSPLQVSVVQPIQQCAVVFKPSLCPSMKQKQNPQVVEGKENLVKELSVPESDWESHLDTSVLVKSKEKILQILNSGTLKDLKTLQLIGDKKAKLIMGWREVHGQFSQVEDLQKIEGITVKRFSSFIKANILSTIVK, encoded by the exons ATGGCTCAGCGCGTGGCTGTGGGCGATGCTGCTGGAGGCTCGAAGCGGCCATCTCGGGTCCGCGTGGCTGTTCGGCTGCGGCCCTGCATGGAAAAGCAGGGTGAGAAGGCCGAGGGGGCCTGTGTCAGGGGCCTGGGGCCACAGAGTCTGGAGatcattaactggagaaattcCACAGAGACCCTGCAGTACCA GTTTGATGTGTTCTATGGGGAGCAGACAACCCAGCCGGAGGTATTTATGACTTCAGTGAAGCCCATCCTACCTCACCTGCTGAACGGACAGAATGCCAGTGTCTTTGCCTATGGACCCACTGGAGCCG GTAAGACTCACACCATGCTGGGCACTCAGAAGCAGCCAGGCGTTATTCCACGAGCAGTGAGGGAGGTGTTCAATCTCGTGAGAGcgcaggagaaggagggaggcgACTGGGACCACACAATTGGCATGTCCTACCTTGAGATCTACAATGAGAAG GTGCTGGACCTGCTTTCGCCGAACACGCAGGACCTGCCTATCCGTGAGGACAAGGACAGAAATATCCTCATCCCGGGCTTGACCCACACGTCGCTCTCCTCCTTCTCGGATTTCCACACTCACTTCATTCCCGCCAGTCTGAATCGCACGACCGCCTCCACCAAGCTCAACCACCGGTCAAGCCGCAGTCACGCCATTCTGCTCATCAAG GTGGAGAAGTCCCAGCGCGCGCCCCCTCACCGTCAGCTGACGGGGAAGCTGTACCTGGTGGACCTGGCGGGCTCCGAGGACAACCGCCGCACCGGCAACCAGGGCCTGCGTCTGAAGGAGAGCGGCGCCATCAACCTGTCCCTCTTCACCCTCAGCAAGGTGGTGGACTCGCTCAACTCGGGCGTGGGTCGCGTGCCCTACAGGGACAGCAAGCTGACCCGTCTGCTGCAGGACTCCCTGGGCGGCTCCGCCCACTCCGTCATGATCGCCAACATCGCCCCCGAGCAGGCCTACTACTTCGACACCTTCAACGCCCTCAACTTCGCTGCCAAGTCCAAGCTCATTGTCAACAAGCCGTTCGTGAGAGAGACCGTGTCCAGCACTG TATCCGGGAAGAGAGGCAGGCAGGAACAGGGTCATGAAGCAGCAACTCAGCCCCAGAAGAAGAGGTTCAAGGAGAAGCAGCCTGAAGAACAAGAGGAAAGCTCTGAGCCTGCACAGCCACACAG CCCTGCTGGCTCCTCAGTATTGAGCAGGCTGCTAGCACTGGAGAAGATGATGATGGGatccccagagagagagagactcaacTTGCTGAAGACTGTTGCCCAGTCCCGCAAAGAGATTCAG AAACTtaaagagaaacagaaggagctggagaagaaggCACAAGCTTGCAATCCATTCCCAGCGGACCAAAAGGAACAAGGTCAAGACGTGGTAATACACTCCAAGAAGGGTGTGGAGGCCCTGAAGGACACAGGGATGTTTCGCACCAATTTGCCTCCCCTATACAGGAAGCCATCAACTGCTGCCAAGCCAAAGAGACAACAGGCAGTGGTGTCGCCTCTACAGG TGTCCGTGGTTCAGCCAATTCAGCAGTGTGCTGTGGTCTTTAAACCGTCCCTCTGTCCCAGCATGAAACAGAAGCAGAACCCTCAG GTTGTGGAAGGCAAAGAGAACCTGGTTAAGGAATTGTCTGTACCTGAATCTGATTGGGAGTCCCATCTGGACACATCTGTCCTGGTAAAGTCCAAAGAGAAAATTCTTCAAATCCTCAACTCTGGCACCTTGAAGGACCTGAAGACATTACAACTCATTGGAGACAAGAAGGCCAAGCTTATCATGGGCTGGAGAGAGGTCCACGGCCAGTTCTCACAG GTGGAGGACTTGCAGAAGATTGAAGGAATCACAGTCAAACGTTTCTCTTCCTTCATCAAG GCTAACATTCTGAGTACAATAGTcaaatga
- the pagr1 gene encoding PAXIP1-associated glutamate-rich protein 1 has product MQCQSTEATDSSLRDGMESLGVTEEDKVSAMRQEEEAKGKEGMDTTGGTNEDKDENKDKEKDGDNDEDAMDEEEHREESKEDDGKEMERDAEQEEDWEIPCSDEEIEEPKNWTPPPAEIKRLYEILAKGEMLELNWIPLPRRPPTPQHTPSPERDDDSEEEREREREERARKAPSPTEFDFDEEQTSVTPKNAYINRRRTPGSSTRSTVRREARLDKVLSDMKRHRKIEEHILRTGRDLFKSENGKAAGGREGQALSPNSQREREKERERDSDPSTIFSPRQRRY; this is encoded by the exons ATGCAGTGCCAGAGTACAGAAGCAACAGACTCTTCTCTGAGAGATGGAATGGAGTCGTTGGGAGTTACGGAGGAAGACAAGGTTTCGGCAATGAGACAGGAGGAAGAGGCTAAGGGAAAAGAGGGGATGGACACAACAGGTGGAACAAATGAGGACAAAGATGAAAATAAAGATAAAGAGAAAG ATGGTGACAATGATGAAGATGCCATGGATGAAGAAGAGCATAGAGAAGAAAgcaaagaggatgatgggaaagagatggagagagatgcagaacaagaagaggattgggagattCCTTGTAGTGATGAAGAGATAGAGGAACCTAAAAACTGGACACCACCACCTGCTGAAATCAAGCGACTATATGAAATTTTGGCTAAAGGAGAAATGCTGGAGCTGAACTGGATTCCTCTTCCCCGACGACCCCCTACCCCACAGCACACCCCTTCCCCAGAGAGAGATGATGATTCTGaggaggaaagggagagggagagggaggagagagctcGCAA AGCCCCTTCCCCCACTGAGTTTGATTTTGATGAGGAGCAAACTTCTGTGACACCCAAAAACGCCTACATCAATCGCCGCAGGACACCAG GCTCCTCTACTCGGTCCACAGTGCGAAGGGAGGCCAGGCTGGATAAGGTGCTCTCTGACATGAAGCGGCACCGCAAGATCGAGGAGCACATCCTCAGGACAGGCCGCGACCTCTTCAAAAGTGAGAATGGGAAGGCAGCTGGCGGAAGGGAGGGGCAGGCCCTCTCCCCCAactcccagagagagagagaaaaggagagggagagagacagcgacCCCAGCACCATCTTTTCACCCAGACAAAGGCGTTATTGA
- the LOC133121625 gene encoding major vault protein-like isoform X2, translating to MSMKKAGGRGPGGAGEEPVVESIIRIPPHHYIHVLDQNTNIARVETGPRTYIRQDNERVLFTPVRMTMVPPRHYCVILNPVARDEAGRVLFDEAGQVKLRHADLEIRLTQDPFPLYPGEEIEQNISALQVVFPDTALRLQALLDFEEEGGEKRVAGDQWLFEGPGTYIPRKEVEVLEKVKATVIRDNQAIRLKARKEGLDRGGVHRVTGEEWQVSKVGAYLPGVHEEVVDIVKAFVLTDKKALYVQALRPFRDSGGRERRTGEEWLVTSSDCEAYIPSVAEEVVGEVKVTTLSSRQYCVILDPVGHDGKPQLGQKRVVKGEKSFFLQPGERLENGIQDVYILSEEEGLVLRAVEAFTDTEGQEQDEEEEEGGRRGVPRRPGDRWMLRGPVEYVPPATVEVLLQRQAIPLDENDGIYVRDIKTGKVRAVIGHTYILTQDEELWEKELPHNVETLLASARDPLADRSQRERQADETKERDKTRVVTYRVPHNAAVQVYDYREKRARIVFGPELVMLGPDEQFTVLSLSGGKPKRPNVIKAVCLLLGPDFCTDIIIIETADHARLQLQLAYNWHFDIDPHADPEQAAAVFSVPDFIGDACKAIASRVRGAVAAVQFDDFHKNSNRIISSAVFGFDEKMAVRSSLLFGQNKLIISSVDIQSVEPVDQRTRDALQKSVQLAIEITTNSQEAAARHEAERLEQEAKGRLERQKITDQAEAEKARKQLLELEALSTAVESTGAAKAEAQSRAEAALIQGEAAVNEAKLKAEAQRIEAEAELVRLSKAREQELSYQEQLNKLEVEKREKLAEIETGRFKEMVASLGSDTLQEMARAGPEMQVKLLQSLGLKSTLITDGSSPINLFTTANGLLGGLKGE from the exons ATGTCTATGAAGAAGGCAGGTGGTAGAGGACCTGGGGGAGCAGGTGAGGAGCCGGTGGTAGAGTCCATCATCCGTATCCCACCTCATCACTATATTCACGTTCTGGACCAGAACACCAACATTGCCAGGGTGGAAACGGGTCCGCGCACCTACATCCGACAGGACAATGAGag GGTTCTCTTTACGCCGGTGCGTATGACAATGGTCCCGCCCCGTCACTACTGTGTGATACTGAATCCAGTTGCCCGGGATGAAGCTGGCCGGGTGCTCTTTGATGAGGCGGGTCAGGTTAAGTTGCGCCATGCTGACCTGGAGATCAGGCTCACTCAGGACCCCTTCCCTCTCTACCCGGGAGAGGAGATAGAGCAG AATATTTCAGCTCTACAGGTTGTATTTCCTGACACAGCTCTCCGGCTGCAGGCCCTCCTGGATTTTGAAGAGGAAGGGGGTGAAAAGAGAGTGGCTGGGGATCAGTGGTTGTTTGAAGGACCAG GGACCTACATCCCCAGGAAGGAGGTAGAAGTGCTCGAGAAGGTGAAGGCCACGGTCATCCGAGACAACCAGGCCATCCGCCTTAAGGCCCGCAAAGAGGGCTTGGACAGAGGCGGGGTGCATAGGGTTACTG GGGAAGAGTGGCAAGTGAGTAAGGTGGGAGCATACCTACCTGGAGTTCATGAGGAAGTTGTGGATATCGTCAAGGCTTTCGTCCTTACTGACAAG AAAGCTCTGTACGTGCAAGCCCTTCGTCCATTTCGTGACTCTGGAGGCCGGGAGAGGCGTACAGGGGAGGAGTGGCTTGTCACATCATCCGACTGTGAGGCCTACATCCCCTCTGTGGCAGAAGAGGTGGTAGGGGAGGTGAAAGTGACTACACTTAGCAGCCGGCAGTACTGTGTGATTCTGGACCCAGTCGGGCATGATGGAAAGCCACAACTGGGACAAAAGAGAGTTGTGAAG GGAGAGAAGTCATTCTTCCTGCAGCCAGGGGAGCGGTTGGAAAATGGGATCCAGGATGTGTATATTCTTTCAGAGGAGGAGGGGCTGGTCCTGAGAGCTGTGGAGGccttcactgacactgagggg CAAGAGCaggatgaagaggaagaggagggaggaagacgTGGAGTCCCGCGTCGCCCTGGTGATCGTTGGATGTTACGTGGGCCAGTGGAATACGTCCCACCAGCTACAGTGGAAGTCTTGCTCCAGCGCCAGGCCATTCCGCTGGATGAGAATGACGGAATCTATGTCCGAGACATCAAGACGGGCAAG gTCCGTGCCGTGATCGGCCACACTTACATCCTGACTCAGGATGAGGAGCTGTGGGAAAAGGAGCTGCCCCACAATGTAGAGACCTTGCTGGCGTCTGCCCGAGACCCCCTGGCAGATCgttcacagagggagagacaagcAGATGAGACGAAGGAGAGAGACAAAACCAGGGTGGTGACCTACAGAGTCCCCCACAACGCTGCAGTGCAGGTCTATGACTACCGTGAGAAGAGGGCAAG aaTTGTCTTTGGACCAGAGCTGGTAATGTTGGGCCCAGATGAACAGTTCACAGTTCTGTCTTTATCGGGAGGCAAACCCAAACGACCAAACGTCATCAAGGCCGTCTGTCTGCTCCTGGGGCCTGACTTTTGCAccgacatcatcatcatcgagaCTGCTGACCACGCCcgtctgcagctgcagctggctTACAACTG GCATTTTGACATTGACCCCCACGCAGACCCAGAACAAGCAGCAGCAGTGTTCTCTGTGCCTGACTTTATTGGGGATGCCTGCAAGGCCATCGCTTCTAGAGTCAGGGGTGCAGTGGCAGCCGTGCAGTTTGATGACTTCCACAAG AATTCAAACCGGATCATTTCCTCggctgtgtttgggtttgaCGAGAAGATGGCGGTGCGGTCCAGTTTACTCTTCGGCCAGAATAAGCTGATTATCAGCAGTGTGGACATCCAGTCTGTGGAACCGGTGGACCAGAGGACCCGGGATGCCCTGCAGAAGAGCGTCCAGCTGGCCATCGAGATCACCACCAACTCACAGGAGGCTGCTGCCCG cCATGAGGCAGAACGTTTGGAGCAGGAAGCCAAGGGCCGTCTGGAGAGGCAGAAGATCACCGATCAGGCCGAGGCTGAGAAGGCCCGGAAACAGTTGCTGGAGCTGGAGGCTCTCAG CACTGCAGTGGAAAGCACAGGAGCAGCAAAGGCCGAAGCACAGTCCAGAGCTGAGGCGGCCCTCATTCAGGGAGAGGCAGCTGTGAACGAGGCCAAGCTGAAGGCTGAGGCTCAGAGGATTGAGGCT GAAGCAGAGCTAGTGCGCCTTTCAAAGGCGAGGGAACAGGAGCTGTCATACCAGGAGCAACTGAATAAACTGGAGGTGGAGAAGCGGGAGAAACTGGCAGAAATTGAAACTGGTCGCTTCAAGGAAATGGTGGCTAGTCTGGGCAGTGACACACTTCAGGAAATGGCCAGAGCTGGACCAGAGATGCAG gTGAAGCTGCTGCAATCCCTGGGTCTGAAGTCCACTCTGATTACAGATGGATCCTCTCCTATCAATCTCTTCACTACCGCTAATGGCCTGCTGGGGGGGCTCAAGGGAGAGTGA
- the LOC133121625 gene encoding major vault protein-like isoform X1 — MSMKKAGGRGPGGAGEEPVVESIIRIPPHHYIHVLDQNTNIARVETGPRTYIRQDNERVLFTPVRMTMVPPRHYCVILNPVARDEAGRVLFDEAGQVKLRHADLEIRLTQDPFPLYPGEEIEQNISALQVVFPDTALRLQALLDFEEEGGEKRVAGDQWLFEGPGTYIPRKEVEVLEKVKATVIRDNQAIRLKARKEGLDRGGVHRVTGEEWQVSKVGAYLPGVHEEVVDIVKAFVLTDKKALYVQALRPFRDSGGRERRTGEEWLVTSSDCEAYIPSVAEEVVGEVKVTTLSSRQYCVILDPVGHDGKPQLGQKRVVKGEKSFFLQPGERLENGIQDVYILSEEEGLVLRAVEAFTDTEGQQEQDEEEEEGGRRGVPRRPGDRWMLRGPVEYVPPATVEVLLQRQAIPLDENDGIYVRDIKTGKVRAVIGHTYILTQDEELWEKELPHNVETLLASARDPLADRSQRERQADETKERDKTRVVTYRVPHNAAVQVYDYREKRARIVFGPELVMLGPDEQFTVLSLSGGKPKRPNVIKAVCLLLGPDFCTDIIIIETADHARLQLQLAYNWHFDIDPHADPEQAAAVFSVPDFIGDACKAIASRVRGAVAAVQFDDFHKNSNRIISSAVFGFDEKMAVRSSLLFGQNKLIISSVDIQSVEPVDQRTRDALQKSVQLAIEITTNSQEAAARHEAERLEQEAKGRLERQKITDQAEAEKARKQLLELEALSTAVESTGAAKAEAQSRAEAALIQGEAAVNEAKLKAEAQRIEAEAELVRLSKAREQELSYQEQLNKLEVEKREKLAEIETGRFKEMVASLGSDTLQEMARAGPEMQVKLLQSLGLKSTLITDGSSPINLFTTANGLLGGLKGE, encoded by the exons ATGTCTATGAAGAAGGCAGGTGGTAGAGGACCTGGGGGAGCAGGTGAGGAGCCGGTGGTAGAGTCCATCATCCGTATCCCACCTCATCACTATATTCACGTTCTGGACCAGAACACCAACATTGCCAGGGTGGAAACGGGTCCGCGCACCTACATCCGACAGGACAATGAGag GGTTCTCTTTACGCCGGTGCGTATGACAATGGTCCCGCCCCGTCACTACTGTGTGATACTGAATCCAGTTGCCCGGGATGAAGCTGGCCGGGTGCTCTTTGATGAGGCGGGTCAGGTTAAGTTGCGCCATGCTGACCTGGAGATCAGGCTCACTCAGGACCCCTTCCCTCTCTACCCGGGAGAGGAGATAGAGCAG AATATTTCAGCTCTACAGGTTGTATTTCCTGACACAGCTCTCCGGCTGCAGGCCCTCCTGGATTTTGAAGAGGAAGGGGGTGAAAAGAGAGTGGCTGGGGATCAGTGGTTGTTTGAAGGACCAG GGACCTACATCCCCAGGAAGGAGGTAGAAGTGCTCGAGAAGGTGAAGGCCACGGTCATCCGAGACAACCAGGCCATCCGCCTTAAGGCCCGCAAAGAGGGCTTGGACAGAGGCGGGGTGCATAGGGTTACTG GGGAAGAGTGGCAAGTGAGTAAGGTGGGAGCATACCTACCTGGAGTTCATGAGGAAGTTGTGGATATCGTCAAGGCTTTCGTCCTTACTGACAAG AAAGCTCTGTACGTGCAAGCCCTTCGTCCATTTCGTGACTCTGGAGGCCGGGAGAGGCGTACAGGGGAGGAGTGGCTTGTCACATCATCCGACTGTGAGGCCTACATCCCCTCTGTGGCAGAAGAGGTGGTAGGGGAGGTGAAAGTGACTACACTTAGCAGCCGGCAGTACTGTGTGATTCTGGACCCAGTCGGGCATGATGGAAAGCCACAACTGGGACAAAAGAGAGTTGTGAAG GGAGAGAAGTCATTCTTCCTGCAGCCAGGGGAGCGGTTGGAAAATGGGATCCAGGATGTGTATATTCTTTCAGAGGAGGAGGGGCTGGTCCTGAGAGCTGTGGAGGccttcactgacactgagggg CAGCAAGAGCaggatgaagaggaagaggagggaggaagacgTGGAGTCCCGCGTCGCCCTGGTGATCGTTGGATGTTACGTGGGCCAGTGGAATACGTCCCACCAGCTACAGTGGAAGTCTTGCTCCAGCGCCAGGCCATTCCGCTGGATGAGAATGACGGAATCTATGTCCGAGACATCAAGACGGGCAAG gTCCGTGCCGTGATCGGCCACACTTACATCCTGACTCAGGATGAGGAGCTGTGGGAAAAGGAGCTGCCCCACAATGTAGAGACCTTGCTGGCGTCTGCCCGAGACCCCCTGGCAGATCgttcacagagggagagacaagcAGATGAGACGAAGGAGAGAGACAAAACCAGGGTGGTGACCTACAGAGTCCCCCACAACGCTGCAGTGCAGGTCTATGACTACCGTGAGAAGAGGGCAAG aaTTGTCTTTGGACCAGAGCTGGTAATGTTGGGCCCAGATGAACAGTTCACAGTTCTGTCTTTATCGGGAGGCAAACCCAAACGACCAAACGTCATCAAGGCCGTCTGTCTGCTCCTGGGGCCTGACTTTTGCAccgacatcatcatcatcgagaCTGCTGACCACGCCcgtctgcagctgcagctggctTACAACTG GCATTTTGACATTGACCCCCACGCAGACCCAGAACAAGCAGCAGCAGTGTTCTCTGTGCCTGACTTTATTGGGGATGCCTGCAAGGCCATCGCTTCTAGAGTCAGGGGTGCAGTGGCAGCCGTGCAGTTTGATGACTTCCACAAG AATTCAAACCGGATCATTTCCTCggctgtgtttgggtttgaCGAGAAGATGGCGGTGCGGTCCAGTTTACTCTTCGGCCAGAATAAGCTGATTATCAGCAGTGTGGACATCCAGTCTGTGGAACCGGTGGACCAGAGGACCCGGGATGCCCTGCAGAAGAGCGTCCAGCTGGCCATCGAGATCACCACCAACTCACAGGAGGCTGCTGCCCG cCATGAGGCAGAACGTTTGGAGCAGGAAGCCAAGGGCCGTCTGGAGAGGCAGAAGATCACCGATCAGGCCGAGGCTGAGAAGGCCCGGAAACAGTTGCTGGAGCTGGAGGCTCTCAG CACTGCAGTGGAAAGCACAGGAGCAGCAAAGGCCGAAGCACAGTCCAGAGCTGAGGCGGCCCTCATTCAGGGAGAGGCAGCTGTGAACGAGGCCAAGCTGAAGGCTGAGGCTCAGAGGATTGAGGCT GAAGCAGAGCTAGTGCGCCTTTCAAAGGCGAGGGAACAGGAGCTGTCATACCAGGAGCAACTGAATAAACTGGAGGTGGAGAAGCGGGAGAAACTGGCAGAAATTGAAACTGGTCGCTTCAAGGAAATGGTGGCTAGTCTGGGCAGTGACACACTTCAGGAAATGGCCAGAGCTGGACCAGAGATGCAG gTGAAGCTGCTGCAATCCCTGGGTCTGAAGTCCACTCTGATTACAGATGGATCCTCTCCTATCAATCTCTTCACTACCGCTAATGGCCTGCTGGGGGGGCTCAAGGGAGAGTGA